One window of Penaeus chinensis breed Huanghai No. 1 chromosome 34, ASM1920278v2, whole genome shotgun sequence genomic DNA carries:
- the LOC125043949 gene encoding uncharacterized protein LOC125043949, whose amino-acid sequence MADVDTSFLDLSTDHDLFIRTLGQIQPNRLECLDLEATDVQKYSDDGEGALPYLQYGVSTPTYCPDTSVSNFEDSSSSLFRNQDYGGSLQGFREYVGTPPLAQGEGPTVPFLEMTSIPGKMSITGHNLQSKCNSFQTK is encoded by the coding sequence ATGGCGGATGTGGATACCAGCTTCTTGGATCTCAGCACCGACCACGACCTCTTCATCCGGACCCTGGGCCAAATCCAGCCCAACCGCCTCGAATGCCTGGACTTAGAGGCCACCGACGTGCAGAAGTACAGCGACGATGGGGAAGGAGCCTTGCCTTACCTCCAGTACGGCGTGTCAACCCCGACGTACTGCCCAGACACCTCCGTTAGCAACTTCGAAGACTCCAGCAGCTCGCTCTTCCGTAACCAGGACTACGGGGGTTCTCTGCAAGGCTTCCGGGAGTATGTTGGCACGCCGCCTCTCGCTCAAGGAGAGGGGCCTACCGTACCTTTTCTGGAGATGACCTCTATTCCAGGTAAGATGTCTATAACGGGGCATAACTTGCAGTCAAAGTGCAATTCTTttcagacaaaataa